A window from Manis javanica isolate MJ-LG chromosome 10, MJ_LKY, whole genome shotgun sequence encodes these proteins:
- the AQP8 gene encoding aquaporin-8 isoform X4 produces the protein MSAEVDVPVCDPEFGSNKVKEPSMGGRWCGSWYERFVQPCLVELLGSALFIFIGCLSVIENGQDTGQLQPALAHGLALGLIIASLGSISGGHFNPAVSLAVMLIGGLNLMMLLPYWISQLCGGLIGAALAKAVSAEERFWNASGAAFVTIQEPAQVVGAVVAEIILTALLALAVCMGAVNERTRGPLAPFSIGFSVTVDILAGGAVSGACMNPARAFGPAVVANHWDFHWIYWLGPFLASLLVGLLVR, from the exons ATGTCTGCAGAG GTGGATGTGCCCGTGTGTGACCCTGAATTTGGCAGCAACAAGGTGAAGGAGCCAAGCATGGGGGGCAGGTGGTGTGGTTCCTGGTATGAGCGGTTTGTGCAGCCGTGTCTTGTTGAACTGCTGGGCTCTGCCCTCTTCATCTTCATTGGATGCCTCTCAGTCATCGAGAACGGGCAGGACACAGGGCAGCTGCAGCCGGCCCTGGCCCACGGGCTGGCCCTGGGCCTCATCATCGCCTCGCTGGGGAGTATCAG tggtGGGCACTTCAACCCTGCGGTGTCCCTGGCGGTCATGCTGATCGGAGGCCTGAACCTGATGATGCTCCTTCCCTACTGGATCTCCCAGCTGTGCGGGGGGCTGATCGGGGCTGCCTTGGCCAAG GCAGTGAGTGCGGAGGAGAGGTTCTGGAACGCATCTGGGGCAGCCTTTGTGACGATCCAGGAGCCAGCGCAGGTGGTGGGGGCGGTGGTTGCAGAGATCATCCTGACAGCACTGCTGGCACTGGCCGTCTGCATGGGCGCCGTCAACGAGAGGACGCGGGGCCCTCTGGCCCCCTTCTCCATTGGCTTCTCTGTCACTGTGGATATCCTGGCCGG GGGTGCTGTGTCTGGAGCCTGCATGAATCCTGCCCGTGCCTTTGGACCTGCCGTGGTGGCCAACCACTGGGACTTCCACTGGATCTACTGGCTCGGCCCGTTCCTGGCCAGCCTGCTTGTAGGACTGCTCGTCAG
- the AQP8 gene encoding aquaporin-8 isoform X3, which produces MSAEVDVPVCDPEFGSNKVKEPSMGGRWCGSWYERFVQPCLVELLGSALFIFIGCLSVIENGQDTGQLQPALAHGLALGLIIASLGSISGGHFNPAVSLAVMLIGGLNLMMLLPYWISQLCGGLIGAALAKAVSAEERFWNASGAAFVTIQEPAQVVGAVVAEIILTALLALAVCMGAVNERTRGPLAPFSIGFSVTVDILAGGAVSGACMNPARAFGPAVVANHWDFHWIYWLGPFLASLLVGLLVRKGPMIRKAV; this is translated from the exons ATGTCTGCAGAG GTGGATGTGCCCGTGTGTGACCCTGAATTTGGCAGCAACAAGGTGAAGGAGCCAAGCATGGGGGGCAGGTGGTGTGGTTCCTGGTATGAGCGGTTTGTGCAGCCGTGTCTTGTTGAACTGCTGGGCTCTGCCCTCTTCATCTTCATTGGATGCCTCTCAGTCATCGAGAACGGGCAGGACACAGGGCAGCTGCAGCCGGCCCTGGCCCACGGGCTGGCCCTGGGCCTCATCATCGCCTCGCTGGGGAGTATCAG tggtGGGCACTTCAACCCTGCGGTGTCCCTGGCGGTCATGCTGATCGGAGGCCTGAACCTGATGATGCTCCTTCCCTACTGGATCTCCCAGCTGTGCGGGGGGCTGATCGGGGCTGCCTTGGCCAAG GCAGTGAGTGCGGAGGAGAGGTTCTGGAACGCATCTGGGGCAGCCTTTGTGACGATCCAGGAGCCAGCGCAGGTGGTGGGGGCGGTGGTTGCAGAGATCATCCTGACAGCACTGCTGGCACTGGCCGTCTGCATGGGCGCCGTCAACGAGAGGACGCGGGGCCCTCTGGCCCCCTTCTCCATTGGCTTCTCTGTCACTGTGGATATCCTGGCCGG GGGTGCTGTGTCTGGAGCCTGCATGAATCCTGCCCGTGCCTTTGGACCTGCCGTGGTGGCCAACCACTGGGACTTCCACTGGATCTACTGGCTCGGCCCGTTCCTGGCCAGCCTGCTTGTAGGACTGCTCGTCAG GAAAGGCCCCATGATCAgaaaagcagtctga
- the AQP8 gene encoding aquaporin-8 isoform X2, with protein sequence MSAEVDVPVCDPEFGSNKVKEPSMGGRWCGSWYERFVQPCLVELLGSALFIFIGCLSVIENGQDTGQLQPALAHGLALGLIIASLGSISGGHFNPAVSLAVMLIGGLNLMMLLPYWISQLCGGLIGAALAKAVSAEERFWNASGAAFVTIQEPAQVVGAVVAEIILTALLALAVCMGAVNERTRGPLAPFSIGFSVTVDILAGGAVSGACMNPARAFGPAVVANHWDFHWIYWLGPFLASLLVGLLVRFFIGDGKTRLILTGQ encoded by the exons ATGTCTGCAGAG GTGGATGTGCCCGTGTGTGACCCTGAATTTGGCAGCAACAAGGTGAAGGAGCCAAGCATGGGGGGCAGGTGGTGTGGTTCCTGGTATGAGCGGTTTGTGCAGCCGTGTCTTGTTGAACTGCTGGGCTCTGCCCTCTTCATCTTCATTGGATGCCTCTCAGTCATCGAGAACGGGCAGGACACAGGGCAGCTGCAGCCGGCCCTGGCCCACGGGCTGGCCCTGGGCCTCATCATCGCCTCGCTGGGGAGTATCAG tggtGGGCACTTCAACCCTGCGGTGTCCCTGGCGGTCATGCTGATCGGAGGCCTGAACCTGATGATGCTCCTTCCCTACTGGATCTCCCAGCTGTGCGGGGGGCTGATCGGGGCTGCCTTGGCCAAG GCAGTGAGTGCGGAGGAGAGGTTCTGGAACGCATCTGGGGCAGCCTTTGTGACGATCCAGGAGCCAGCGCAGGTGGTGGGGGCGGTGGTTGCAGAGATCATCCTGACAGCACTGCTGGCACTGGCCGTCTGCATGGGCGCCGTCAACGAGAGGACGCGGGGCCCTCTGGCCCCCTTCTCCATTGGCTTCTCTGTCACTGTGGATATCCTGGCCGG GGGTGCTGTGTCTGGAGCCTGCATGAATCCTGCCCGTGCCTTTGGACCTGCCGTGGTGGCCAACCACTGGGACTTCCACTGGATCTACTGGCTCGGCCCGTTCCTGGCCAGCCTGCTTGTAGGACTGCTCGTCAG GTTCTTCATTGGAGATGGGAAAACCCGCCTCATCCTAACAGGACAGTGA